In Chryseobacterium lactis, a single genomic region encodes these proteins:
- a CDS encoding glycosyltransferase, producing the protein MKKISVIFILPDLETGGAERIVTTIANHLSRDRFEPKILLLRKRGGYLNFLKKDVEVIDINTERIRHSLRPILGEIYRRKPDIVFSGFGEVNAYLALFIKLFPRTKFIARETNVVTEHVTRKEIKFFYNFYNNYQKIIAQSDDMMKDLVDNFNIKKKRIVKINNPVDFDFIDEKMANVLKPESFKYNYKNVVAIGNLSARKGFDNLLKVFSRLKNENILLHILGDGKDKEVLYQMKDFLDLKNVVFHGRQDNPYQFLKYADLFILSSRYEGFPNVLLEAGACGTYSLANNCPGGINEIIQNTVNGEVSNIENYEDFAKRIMMILQKNYNRDAIKNSIKSRFSKNIILNEYEKVLLDLMNK; encoded by the coding sequence ATGAAAAAAATCTCTGTCATATTTATTCTGCCGGATCTGGAGACAGGCGGTGCAGAAAGAATTGTCACTACGATTGCCAATCACCTGTCGAGGGATCGATTTGAACCTAAGATTTTGTTGTTGCGTAAACGTGGTGGATATCTTAATTTCCTCAAGAAAGATGTTGAAGTTATCGATATCAATACAGAGAGAATCAGACATTCGTTAAGACCTATATTGGGTGAGATTTACAGGAGAAAACCTGATATCGTATTCTCGGGATTTGGAGAAGTAAATGCTTATTTAGCATTATTTATTAAACTTTTTCCGAGAACAAAATTCATTGCAAGAGAAACCAATGTAGTAACTGAGCATGTTACCAGAAAAGAAATCAAATTCTTTTATAATTTTTACAATAACTACCAGAAAATTATTGCCCAAAGTGATGATATGATGAAGGATCTGGTGGATAATTTTAATATTAAGAAGAAAAGAATTGTTAAGATTAATAATCCGGTTGACTTTGATTTTATTGACGAAAAAATGGCCAATGTCCTAAAGCCGGAGAGTTTTAAATACAACTACAAAAATGTAGTGGCTATCGGCAACCTGTCTGCCAGAAAGGGATTTGATAATCTTCTGAAAGTTTTTTCCAGACTTAAAAATGAAAATATTTTATTGCATATTTTAGGTGATGGAAAAGACAAAGAAGTCCTTTATCAAATGAAAGACTTTCTGGATCTGAAAAATGTTGTTTTTCACGGCAGACAAGATAATCCCTATCAATTTTTAAAATATGCAGATTTATTTATCCTTTCTTCAAGATACGAAGGGTTTCCGAATGTACTTCTGGAAGCCGGAGCCTGTGGTACCTATTCTTTAGCCAACAATTGCCCCGGTGGAATTAATGAAATCATCCAGAATACAGTGAATGGAGAAGTTTCAAATATTGAAAATTATGAAGATTTTGCTAAAAGAATCATGATGATTTTACAAAAAAATTATAATCGGGATGCAATAAAAAATTCTATTAAATCGAGATTTTCTAAAAATATTATTTTGAATGAATACGAGAAAGTATTATTGGATCTGATGAATAAATAA